In Sphingomonas crocodyli, a genomic segment contains:
- a CDS encoding DMT family transporter yields the protein MNSISPPPTLAAPPGIVPSRVILPFVIVTLSGGSTWTAIRYQIGAGVDMFWAMGLRGLIGAIAMVGWSLLIRAPLGLPPRGIAYAAAIGGLQFFLSFLFIYEAERHVTSGVVAMFFALLIVPNAILARIFLKMPMGREFLIGSAVAIVGMAMLFTNEIAAVAKGNADDAIIGVTLTIIGLLFSSGANVAQASRYARSLPPIAVLVWAMMIASTAAMTLGFVRSGMLPPSAFTPAFALSTAYLGLFGSALTFPLYFFLIRQIGPARAAYSGVTVPIVAMILSTILEGYRWSLPAVAGSALALVGLVIALRAAKPAR from the coding sequence ATGAACAGCATTTCCCCGCCCCCCACGCTGGCCGCGCCGCCCGGCATCGTGCCGAGCCGCGTCATCCTGCCCTTCGTCATCGTGACGTTGAGCGGCGGATCGACATGGACGGCGATCCGGTACCAGATCGGCGCCGGGGTCGACATGTTCTGGGCGATGGGGCTGCGCGGGCTGATCGGCGCGATCGCGATGGTCGGCTGGTCGCTGCTGATCCGCGCACCTTTGGGCCTGCCGCCGCGCGGCATCGCCTATGCCGCCGCCATCGGCGGGCTGCAGTTCTTCCTGAGCTTCCTGTTCATCTACGAGGCCGAACGGCATGTGACGTCGGGGGTGGTCGCGATGTTCTTCGCGCTGCTGATCGTGCCCAATGCGATTCTGGCGCGCATCTTCCTGAAGATGCCGATGGGGCGCGAATTCCTGATCGGGTCGGCCGTCGCGATCGTCGGCATGGCGATGCTGTTCACCAACGAGATCGCGGCGGTGGCGAAGGGCAATGCCGATGACGCTATCATCGGCGTCACGCTGACCATCATCGGCCTGCTTTTCTCATCGGGCGCCAATGTCGCGCAGGCGAGCCGCTATGCCCGATCGCTGCCGCCGATCGCGGTGCTGGTCTGGGCGATGATGATCGCGTCGACGGCCGCGATGACGCTGGGCTTTGTCCGGTCGGGGATGCTGCCGCCCTCGGCCTTCACCCCCGCCTTCGCGCTGTCGACCGCCTATCTGGGCCTGTTCGGATCGGCGCTGACCTTCCCGCTCTATTTCTTCCTGATCCGGCAGATCGGCCCGGCGCGCGCCGCCTATTCGGGGGTGACGGTGCCGATCGTGGCGATGATCCTGTCGACGATCCTCGAAGGCTATCGATGGTCGCTGCCGGCGGTCGCGGGATCGGCGCTGGCGCTGGTCGGGCTGGTCATCGCGTTAAGGGCCGCCAAGCCCGCGCGATAA
- a CDS encoding SDR family NAD(P)-dependent oxidoreductase — MSSILIFGPGYTASRIAAALNARGWRVTTVGRSTIDDDAAVASAIAQATHILSSVPPDSAGDPVLARHGSAIAASDARWIGYLSSSGVYGDTGGAWVDESAPVGGGRRSARTEADLAWQALHRQVRVFRLPGIYGPGRSPLDRVREGKAHRIDLPGQVFSRIHVDDIVGGVLASVDRGPAGVFNIADDRPVPQNEVIACASALLGVAPPPLLTLAEAKLSPAAAAFYAENRRVSAGKAHRLLGWRPLYPDYRAGLAALNAMTSPTSASADPATAGSDHR; from the coding sequence ATGTCCTCGATCCTGATCTTCGGCCCCGGCTATACGGCGAGCCGCATCGCCGCTGCGTTGAACGCGCGCGGCTGGCGCGTGACCACGGTGGGGCGTTCGACGATCGACGACGATGCGGCGGTCGCCTCGGCCATCGCACAGGCGACGCATATCCTCTCCTCGGTGCCGCCCGACAGTGCGGGCGATCCCGTACTCGCGCGGCATGGATCGGCGATCGCGGCATCGGATGCGCGCTGGATCGGCTATCTGTCGTCCAGCGGAGTCTATGGCGACACCGGCGGCGCGTGGGTCGATGAGAGCGCGCCGGTCGGTGGAGGTCGGCGCAGCGCGCGCACCGAGGCCGATCTGGCGTGGCAGGCGCTCCACCGGCAAGTGCGCGTCTTCCGCCTGCCGGGCATTTACGGCCCAGGTCGTTCGCCGCTCGATCGGGTGCGGGAGGGGAAGGCGCATCGCATCGATCTGCCCGGCCAGGTGTTCAGCCGCATCCATGTCGACGATATCGTCGGCGGCGTGCTGGCCAGCGTGGATCGCGGTCCAGCGGGCGTGTTCAACATTGCCGACGATCGGCCCGTGCCGCAGAATGAAGTGATCGCCTGTGCCAGCGCGCTGCTGGGCGTCGCGCCGCCGCCGCTTCTGACGCTGGCCGAAGCGAAGCTGTCGCCCGCCGCTGCCGCCTTCTATGCAGAGAATCGCCGCGTCTCGGCAGGCAAGGCGCATCGCCTGCTCGGCTGGCGACCGCTCTATCCCGATTATCGCGCGGGCTTGGCGGCCCTTAACGCGATGACCAGCCCGACCAGCGCCAGCGCCGATCCCGCGACCGCCGGCAGCGACCATCGATAG
- a CDS encoding threonine aldolase family protein — MRFFSDNAAGVCPEVFDALARANAVDTAYDGDALSKRLDGAFSDLFETEVAALWIATGTAANSLALASLVQPYQGIVTHEQAHIQEDECGAPEFYTGGAKLLLVGGEGAKLTPDAVTARVAGIRNDVHQTQPAALSITNATEYGLAYSPTEVAALGEVAKARSWGFHMDGARFANAVVSTGASPADLTWRGGVDVLSFGFVKNGGMSAEALIFFRPELAIQARYRRKRGGHLFSKGRFAAAQILAMIDNDVWLRNARAANAAAARIAGAAEGRLVHPVQANELFVRMSPEEAARLRAQGFDFYDWAPGEIRLVTSWDQPPAEIEALAQAIAAL, encoded by the coding sequence ATGCGCTTCTTTTCCGACAATGCCGCCGGCGTCTGCCCCGAAGTCTTCGATGCCCTGGCCCGCGCCAATGCGGTCGACACCGCTTATGATGGCGATGCGCTGAGCAAGCGGCTCGACGGCGCCTTTTCCGATCTGTTCGAAACAGAGGTTGCGGCGCTCTGGATCGCGACGGGCACCGCCGCCAATTCGCTGGCGCTCGCATCGCTCGTCCAACCCTATCAGGGGATCGTCACCCACGAACAGGCGCACATTCAGGAGGACGAATGCGGCGCGCCTGAGTTCTATACCGGCGGGGCGAAGCTGCTGCTGGTCGGCGGCGAGGGCGCGAAGCTGACGCCCGACGCCGTCACCGCGCGGGTCGCGGGGATTCGTAACGACGTCCACCAGACCCAGCCCGCCGCGCTTTCGATCACCAACGCGACCGAATATGGGCTGGCCTACTCACCTACAGAGGTCGCGGCGCTCGGCGAGGTCGCGAAGGCGCGCAGCTGGGGCTTCCACATGGACGGCGCGCGCTTCGCCAATGCGGTGGTTTCGACCGGTGCGTCGCCCGCCGATCTCACGTGGCGCGGCGGGGTCGACGTGCTCAGCTTCGGCTTCGTCAAGAATGGCGGCATGTCGGCCGAGGCTTTGATCTTCTTCCGCCCCGAACTCGCGATACAGGCGCGCTATCGCCGCAAGCGCGGCGGGCATCTCTTTTCCAAGGGCCGCTTCGCCGCTGCGCAGATCCTGGCGATGATCGACAACGACGTCTGGCTGCGCAACGCCCGCGCCGCCAACGCCGCCGCCGCGCGGATCGCAGGCGCAGCCGAAGGACGCCTCGTCCATCCGGTGCAGGCAAACGAATTGTTCGTCCGCATGTCGCCCGAAGAAGCGGCAAGACTACGTGCGCAGGGCTTCGATTTCTACGACTGGGCGCCGGGGGAGATACGATTGGTGACGAGCTGGGATCAGCCGCCCGCCGAGATCGAGGCGCTTGCGCAGGCGATCGCGGCCCTATGA
- the pepN gene encoding aminopeptidase N, whose protein sequence is MLDAQSATAAPPVIRREEYRAPDWLVPEVELDFALDPAATRVTARLHVTRNGTHHRPLRLNGDGLTALSVTIDGADDDEAWRMAGGDLMIDLTGATHVIETVVEISPQANTQLMGLYASTGMLCTQCEPEGFRRITFFPDRPDILSRYAVRLEANKVRFPVLLSNGDLEESGDLEGGRHFARWVDPFPKPTYLFALVAADLKANVDHFATMSGREVKLAIWVAEADLPKTGHAMAALKASMAWDEKVYGREYDLGEFNIVAVADFNFGAMENKSLNIFNSRYVLADPETATDADFDAVAGVVAHEYFHNWSGNRVTCRDWFQLSLKEGFTVFRDQAFSADQGSPAVKRIEDVRGLRAAQFPEDSGPLAHPIRPESYIEISNFYTATVYNKGAEVIRMLHTMLGPQRFRAGTDLYFTRHDGTAATCEDFVLAMEEASGVDLSRFRLWYSQAGTPRVKATLTHEAASGRAHLTLEQSVPATPGQPDKAPMPIPLRLDLFGEKTQRSFGGERLVMLEDERLDVTFEGVGERPVLSINRGFSAPVIIESDRSAADLAFLSAHDDDPFARYEAMQQLMLDTLVGSVANGKADHGPVIEAVQRTLTDPMLDSAFIGEAVLLPSEGFIGDQMLIVDPQAIHQAREALRRDLGTTLADAWRDAYDRSRANRFEQTPQAKGARRLRNVSLGFMMASKATDVPGIAKAQFDAADNMTDRQGALGILSNVYAPERDAAFSDFYARYRDNGLVLDKWFTTQALSVRPDTMDQVIDLADHPDFTLNNPNRLRSLVGALSANQLVFHDPSGRGYRFLADMVLAVDKLNPQTAAKLVPPLGRWRRFGEAAQTAMRAELERIVATPGLSKDVFEQVSKSLV, encoded by the coding sequence ATGCTCGACGCCCAATCCGCCACCGCCGCCCCGCCCGTGATCCGCCGCGAGGAATATCGCGCGCCCGACTGGCTGGTGCCCGAAGTGGAACTCGACTTCGCGCTCGATCCCGCCGCGACCCGCGTGACGGCGCGGCTGCACGTCACCCGCAATGGCACGCACCACCGCCCGCTGCGCCTGAACGGCGATGGGCTGACGGCGCTTTCGGTCACGATCGACGGTGCGGACGATGACGAAGCCTGGCGGATGGCGGGCGGCGATCTGATGATCGACCTGACCGGCGCGACCCATGTGATCGAAACCGTCGTCGAGATCAGCCCGCAGGCGAACACCCAGCTTATGGGCCTTTATGCCTCCACCGGCATGCTGTGCACCCAGTGCGAGCCCGAGGGCTTCCGCCGCATCACCTTCTTCCCCGATCGGCCCGACATCCTCAGCCGCTACGCGGTGCGGCTGGAGGCGAACAAGGTGCGCTTCCCGGTGCTGCTGTCGAACGGCGATCTGGAAGAATCGGGCGATCTGGAAGGCGGACGGCATTTTGCGCGCTGGGTCGATCCCTTCCCCAAGCCGACCTACCTCTTCGCACTGGTCGCCGCCGACCTGAAGGCCAATGTCGATCATTTCGCGACGATGAGCGGCCGCGAGGTCAAGCTCGCCATCTGGGTAGCCGAGGCCGACCTGCCCAAGACCGGCCACGCGATGGCGGCGCTCAAGGCGTCGATGGCGTGGGACGAAAAGGTCTATGGCCGCGAATATGATCTGGGCGAATTCAACATCGTCGCCGTCGCCGATTTCAACTTCGGCGCGATGGAGAACAAGAGCCTCAACATCTTCAATTCGCGCTACGTCCTCGCCGATCCCGAAACGGCGACCGACGCTGATTTCGACGCGGTCGCCGGCGTCGTCGCGCACGAATATTTCCACAACTGGTCGGGCAATCGCGTCACCTGCCGCGACTGGTTCCAGCTGAGCCTCAAGGAAGGCTTCACGGTCTTCCGCGATCAGGCGTTCTCGGCCGATCAGGGATCGCCCGCGGTCAAGCGGATCGAGGATGTGCGGGGCCTGCGTGCCGCGCAGTTCCCCGAAGATTCGGGGCCGCTCGCCCATCCGATCCGGCCCGAAAGCTATATCGAGATCAGCAATTTCTACACCGCGACCGTCTATAATAAGGGCGCAGAAGTCATCCGGATGCTCCACACGATGCTGGGGCCGCAGCGATTCCGCGCCGGCACCGACCTCTATTTCACCCGCCATGACGGCACCGCCGCGACATGCGAGGATTTCGTGCTGGCGATGGAGGAGGCGAGCGGAGTCGATCTGTCGCGCTTCCGCTTGTGGTATTCGCAAGCCGGCACCCCGCGCGTGAAAGCGACGCTGACGCACGAGGCCGCGAGCGGGCGGGCACACCTGACCTTGGAGCAGAGCGTGCCGGCGACGCCGGGCCAGCCCGACAAGGCGCCGATGCCGATCCCGCTGCGGCTCGACCTCTTCGGCGAAAAGACCCAGCGCAGCTTCGGCGGCGAACGGCTCGTGATGCTCGAGGATGAGCGGCTCGATGTGACCTTCGAGGGCGTGGGCGAGCGGCCGGTCCTGTCGATCAACCGCGGCTTTTCGGCGCCCGTCATCATTGAATCGGATCGTTCGGCTGCGGATCTCGCTTTCCTGTCCGCACATGACGACGATCCGTTCGCGCGGTACGAAGCGATGCAGCAGCTGATGCTCGATACGCTGGTCGGCAGCGTCGCCAACGGCAAGGCCGATCACGGCCCGGTGATCGAGGCGGTGCAGCGCACGTTGACCGATCCGATGCTCGACAGCGCCTTCATCGGCGAAGCGGTGCTGCTGCCGTCCGAAGGGTTCATCGGCGATCAGATGCTGATTGTCGATCCGCAGGCGATCCACCAGGCGCGTGAGGCTTTGCGCCGCGATCTGGGCACCACGCTGGCCGACGCATGGCGCGACGCTTACGACCGCAGCCGCGCGAACCGCTTCGAACAGACCCCGCAGGCCAAGGGCGCGCGGCGGCTGCGCAACGTCTCGCTGGGCTTCATGATGGCCAGCAAGGCGACCGACGTGCCCGGCATCGCCAAGGCGCAGTTTGACGCCGCCGACAATATGACCGACCGGCAGGGTGCGCTGGGCATCCTTTCGAACGTCTATGCGCCCGAACGCGACGCAGCCTTCTCCGATTTCTACGCGCGCTATCGCGACAATGGGCTGGTGCTCGACAAATGGTTCACCACCCAGGCGCTGTCGGTGCGGCCCGACACGATGGATCAGGTGATCGACCTGGCCGATCATCCCGATTTCACGCTGAACAACCCGAATCGCCTGCGATCGCTGGTCGGCGCGCTGTCGGCCAACCAGCTGGTGTTCCATGATCCGTCGGGGCGCGGCTATCGCTTCCTGGCCGACATGGTGCTGGCGGTCGACAAGCTCAACCCGCAGACCGCCGCGAAGCTTGTCCCCCCGCTCGGCCGCTGGCGCCGCTTCGGCGAGGCCGCGCAGACCGCGATGCGCGCCGAACTGGAACGCATCGTCGCAACGCCGGGCCTGTCGAAGGACGTGTTCGAACAGGTTTCGAAGAGTCTGGTATAA
- a CDS encoding DMT family transporter — translation MSSIAPPAPVGVVPTRVILPFIIVTLIWGSTWTAIRYQIEAGVDPFWSIGLRFGTAAIAMFAYGAFLRQPLRLPPAGYTYAVVFGSFQFFLNFVFVYQAQRYITSGVVAMFFALLIVPNAVLGRIFLKMPIGREFLIGSAIAVAGMALLFAHEIEVVAREGSGRTALGIGFVMISLLFASAANVSQAAERVRALPPVAVLAWGMTAGGSFAILTALARGGLPDTPLTPLYIGSTLYLGLLGSALTFPLYFFMIRQIGPARAAYSGVAVPVIAMILSTLLEGYRWSIPAAFGSLLALGGLVIALRARKPAA, via the coding sequence ATGAGCAGCATCGCCCCGCCCGCCCCCGTCGGCGTCGTCCCGACGCGTGTCATCCTGCCCTTCATCATCGTAACGTTGATCTGGGGTTCGACGTGGACGGCGATCCGATATCAGATCGAGGCGGGGGTCGATCCCTTCTGGTCGATCGGGCTGCGCTTCGGCACCGCCGCGATCGCGATGTTCGCTTATGGCGCCTTCCTGCGCCAGCCACTGCGCCTGCCGCCCGCCGGCTATACCTATGCGGTGGTGTTCGGCAGCTTCCAGTTCTTCCTCAACTTCGTCTTCGTCTATCAGGCGCAGCGCTACATCACCTCGGGCGTGGTCGCGATGTTCTTCGCGCTGCTGATCGTGCCCAACGCCGTACTCGGCCGCATCTTCCTAAAGATGCCGATCGGGCGCGAATTCCTGATCGGATCGGCTATCGCGGTCGCGGGCATGGCGCTCCTCTTCGCGCACGAGATCGAGGTGGTTGCGCGCGAAGGATCGGGGCGAACCGCGTTGGGCATCGGCTTCGTGATGATCAGCCTGCTGTTCGCCTCGGCCGCCAACGTCTCGCAGGCGGCGGAGCGGGTGCGTGCGCTGCCGCCGGTCGCGGTGCTCGCCTGGGGCATGACGGCGGGCGGGAGCTTCGCGATACTGACGGCGCTCGCGCGCGGCGGCCTGCCCGATACGCCGCTAACCCCGCTCTATATCGGCTCGACCCTCTATCTGGGCCTGCTGGGATCGGCGCTCACCTTCCCGCTCTACTTCTTCATGATCCGCCAGATCGGCCCCGCCCGCGCAGCCTATTCAGGGGTGGCCGTACCCGTGATCGCGATGATCCTGTCAACATTGCTCGAGGGCTATCGCTGGTCGATCCCAGCCGCGTTCGGATCGCTGCTCGCACTCGGCGGGCTCGTGATCGCGCTTCGGGCGCGCAAGCCCGCCGCATGA
- a CDS encoding glycosyltransferase: MDDRPIFYDASGRRRRRFALAIAAFVGLVVLSAGIFFGSIVEVQPQPPLPFAVDSPPIKPTSGKDTVVRDGGRRIRHLWRDFERSLTGTRPATGLPPESYAFHAPWDDASSASLARHVDDVDWVIPGWISITGPDHKVTSFPDTRGKAVLSRAHHRPKLMPMVQNALDGGWDGGGIAALLHDPAARTRTLDRVERLLIDNQARGVFFDFEELPDSAHADYRAFLAEAHARLAPRNMIVSIAAPVADEAWDLKAYAKVTDRLFLMAYDEHSEVGDPGPIASTPWFANSVARAVRGLPPAKVVVALGSYAYDWQKGGDVVAHSVEDVWLTARESGVDVRFDKASANSGFAYQEGNARHDIWLLDAAAMRAQLTALQRLGLNATALWRLGTEDPSIWTMFGRGKGRVPPATAIENIPAGTNVDIEGTGEILRIGAVPVPGHRIVTTDKAGAITDVRFDRLPSPYQIERTGHRPGMIALTFDDGPDPVWTPKVLDILKANRVPGTFFMVGENALTQRPLIERVIREGHEVGSHTYTHPNLANATPRETALELNANQRLFQAYTGRSLRLFRAPYFGDAEPTTADEIVPIEEAQNRGYLSVGLHVDPDDWMRPGVDQIVQRTIDGVEGARDDYSANVVLLHDAGGDRAQTVEALPIIIRELRARGYRFVPVSTLAGLSHAAVNPPISKGDRFAAEADLAMFSALGGIVIALKWIFGVAITVGIVRAIALSGLALWQARREQKTVFPPIDPDRFVTVLIPAFNEERVIERSVRRVLDSREVKIEVIVIDDGSKDRTSAIVAETFAGDDRVRLLTLENGGKARALNKGLELVRSDLVIALDADTQFEPTTIARLARWFDDPKLGAVAGNAKVGNRVNLVTRWQALEYITAQNLERRALARLDAITVVPGAVGAWRLAAIREVGGYPPDTLAEDQDLTIAIQRAGWRVDYDQFAVAWTEAPESFAALAKQRFRWAYGTLQCLFKHRDAIRSGKPKGLARIGLPQAIIFQILLAAISPVIDLALIVSIAGTWISVEQHGWAQTKTDIDKMLTYWLVFTAIDLLAAFIAFALERREKWRLLWLLIPQRIGYRQIMYYVVLKAIAQAMRGPKVGWGKLERSGRVDAA, translated from the coding sequence ATGGACGATCGGCCGATATTCTACGATGCCTCGGGCCGCCGCCGCCGTCGCTTCGCGCTGGCCATCGCGGCGTTCGTCGGGCTGGTGGTGCTGTCGGCAGGCATCTTCTTCGGATCGATCGTCGAGGTGCAGCCACAGCCCCCATTGCCCTTCGCGGTCGACAGCCCGCCGATCAAGCCGACTTCAGGCAAGGACACTGTGGTCCGCGACGGCGGGCGGCGCATCCGTCATCTGTGGCGCGATTTCGAACGATCGCTGACTGGCACGCGTCCCGCCACCGGCCTGCCCCCCGAAAGCTATGCCTTCCACGCGCCGTGGGACGATGCATCCTCGGCCTCGCTCGCGCGGCATGTCGACGATGTCGACTGGGTGATCCCCGGCTGGATTTCGATCACCGGGCCGGATCACAAGGTGACGAGCTTCCCCGACACGCGTGGCAAGGCGGTGCTGAGCCGCGCGCATCATCGGCCGAAACTGATGCCGATGGTGCAGAACGCGCTCGACGGCGGATGGGACGGCGGCGGGATCGCGGCCTTGCTCCACGATCCCGCCGCCCGCACGCGGACGCTCGATCGGGTCGAAAGGCTGCTGATCGACAATCAGGCGCGCGGCGTCTTCTTCGATTTCGAGGAACTGCCCGACAGTGCCCACGCCGATTATCGCGCCTTCCTGGCCGAGGCGCATGCCCGCCTTGCCCCGCGCAACATGATCGTATCGATCGCGGCGCCCGTCGCCGACGAGGCGTGGGATCTGAAGGCCTATGCGAAGGTCACCGACCGGCTGTTCCTGATGGCCTATGACGAGCATTCCGAAGTCGGCGATCCCGGCCCGATCGCGAGCACGCCGTGGTTCGCCAATTCGGTCGCGCGCGCAGTGCGCGGGCTGCCGCCGGCCAAGGTGGTCGTGGCGCTCGGCTCCTATGCCTATGATTGGCAGAAGGGCGGCGATGTCGTCGCCCATTCGGTCGAGGATGTGTGGCTGACGGCGCGTGAATCGGGCGTGGACGTCCGCTTCGACAAAGCCAGCGCGAACAGCGGCTTCGCCTATCAGGAAGGCAATGCCCGCCACGACATCTGGCTGCTCGATGCCGCCGCGATGCGCGCGCAGCTGACCGCGCTCCAGCGCCTCGGCCTCAACGCCACCGCTTTGTGGCGGCTGGGGACCGAAGATCCGTCGATCTGGACGATGTTCGGGCGCGGCAAAGGGCGCGTGCCCCCCGCGACCGCAATCGAGAATATTCCCGCCGGCACCAATGTCGATATCGAGGGGACGGGCGAGATATTGCGGATCGGGGCGGTGCCCGTGCCCGGTCATCGTATCGTCACCACCGACAAGGCAGGGGCAATCACCGACGTTCGCTTCGATCGGCTGCCCAGCCCCTATCAGATCGAGCGGACCGGCCACCGCCCCGGCATGATCGCGCTCACCTTCGACGACGGGCCCGATCCGGTGTGGACGCCCAAGGTGCTCGACATCCTGAAGGCCAATCGCGTTCCCGGCACCTTCTTCATGGTCGGCGAAAATGCGCTGACGCAGCGCCCGTTGATCGAACGGGTGATCCGCGAGGGGCATGAGGTGGGGAGCCACACCTACACCCACCCCAATCTGGCCAATGCCACCCCGCGCGAAACCGCGCTGGAGCTGAACGCCAACCAGCGGCTGTTTCAGGCCTATACCGGCCGGTCGCTGCGCCTGTTTCGCGCGCCCTATTTCGGCGATGCCGAGCCGACCACCGCCGACGAAATCGTGCCGATCGAGGAGGCGCAGAATCGCGGCTACCTCTCGGTGGGCCTGCACGTCGACCCCGACGACTGGATGCGCCCCGGCGTCGATCAGATCGTCCAGCGCACGATCGACGGGGTGGAGGGCGCACGCGACGATTACAGCGCCAATGTCGTCCTGCTCCACGATGCCGGCGGCGATCGCGCGCAGACGGTGGAGGCGCTGCCGATCATCATCCGCGAGTTGCGCGCGCGCGGCTATCGCTTCGTTCCGGTCTCGACGCTGGCGGGGCTGAGCCACGCCGCAGTCAATCCGCCGATCTCCAAGGGCGATCGCTTCGCGGCCGAGGCCGATCTGGCGATGTTCAGCGCACTGGGCGGGATCGTCATCGCGCTCAAATGGATCTTTGGGGTGGCGATCACCGTCGGCATAGTGCGCGCCATCGCATTGTCGGGCCTCGCTTTGTGGCAGGCGCGGCGGGAGCAGAAGACGGTGTTCCCGCCAATCGACCCCGATCGCTTCGTCACCGTGCTGATCCCCGCCTTCAACGAGGAGCGCGTGATCGAACGATCGGTGCGCCGCGTGCTCGACAGCCGCGAGGTGAAGATCGAGGTGATCGTGATCGACGACGGATCGAAGGACCGCACCTCCGCAATCGTCGCGGAGACGTTCGCGGGCGACGATCGCGTCCGCCTGCTCACCCTCGAAAATGGCGGCAAGGCGCGCGCGCTCAACAAGGGGTTGGAACTGGTCCGCTCCGACCTCGTCATCGCGCTCGACGCCGATACCCAGTTCGAGCCGACGACGATCGCGCGCCTCGCGCGCTGGTTCGACGATCCGAAGCTGGGCGCGGTGGCGGGCAATGCGAAGGTGGGCAATCGCGTCAACCTCGTCACCCGCTGGCAGGCGCTGGAATATATCACCGCACAGAATCTGGAGCGGCGCGCGCTGGCGCGGCTCGATGCGATCACGGTGGTGCCCGGCGCGGTCGGCGCGTGGCGGCTGGCGGCGATCCGCGAGGTAGGCGGCTATCCGCCCGATACGCTGGCCGAGGATCAGGATCTGACGATCGCGATCCAGCGCGCGGGATGGCGCGTCGATTATGATCAGTTCGCGGTCGCATGGACCGAGGCGCCCGAAAGCTTCGCTGCGCTCGCCAAACAGCGTTTCCGCTGGGCCTATGGCACGCTGCAATGCCTGTTCAAGCATCGCGACGCGATCCGCAGCGGCAAGCCCAAGGGGCTGGCGCGGATCGGTCTGCCGCAGGCGATCATCTTCCAGATCCTGCTCGCCGCCATATCGCCGGTGATCGATCTGGCGCTGATCGTCAGCATCGCGGGCACGTGGATCTCGGTCGAGCAGCATGGCTGGGCGCAGACCAAGACCGATATCGACAAGATGCTGACCTATTGGCTCGTCTTCACCGCGATCGATCTGCTGGCCGCTTTCATCGCCTTCGCGCTCGAACGGCGCGAGAAGTGGCGGCTGCTGTGGCTGCTGATTCCGCAGCGGATCGGCTATCGCCAGATCATGTATTATGTCGTGTTGAAGGCGATTGCGCAGGCGATGCGCGGACCGAAGGTGGGCTGGGGCAAGCTCGAACGATCGGGCCGGGTGGATGCGGCCTGA